One Micromonospora sp. WMMD1120 genomic region harbors:
- a CDS encoding polyprenyl synthetase family protein: MTIIATRPTSGTELQQTRQDLLDQVEQRLDRFTDAERARWRGINPRAAQPIAAIIDMVSRGGKRLRPIFCLSGFLASGGAPESPVVVDAAAALELLQAFALIQDDVIDNSALRRGAPTIHVQQADEHSARGWQGEARRFGEGVAVLAGDLALVYADQLTFDFAPPARRLWNEMRTELIIGQHLDVAVAAEAVVDARLSRWIAVCKSGRYSIQRPLVLGATLAGRLDLADAFEGYGLPLGEAFQLRDDLMDAFGTTATAGKPAGLDFAERKMTLLLALAVERDPRIRDLLGGDDPWDGDLIRSVLEETGVRATVERTIAELVDSAVTSIAAADLDNAWKDEFTRLATLVAYRDR; the protein is encoded by the coding sequence ATGACCATCATCGCCACCCGTCCGACGTCCGGGACCGAGCTTCAGCAGACCCGTCAGGACCTCCTCGACCAGGTCGAGCAACGACTGGACCGCTTCACCGACGCGGAGCGGGCGCGCTGGCGGGGCATCAACCCGCGCGCCGCGCAGCCGATCGCGGCGATCATCGACATGGTGAGTCGCGGCGGGAAGCGGCTGCGCCCCATCTTCTGCCTCAGCGGCTTCCTCGCCAGCGGCGGAGCGCCGGAGTCCCCCGTCGTCGTGGACGCCGCAGCCGCCCTGGAACTGCTGCAGGCGTTCGCGCTGATCCAGGACGACGTCATCGACAACTCCGCGCTCCGGCGGGGCGCGCCGACGATCCATGTCCAGCAGGCCGACGAGCACTCCGCCAGAGGCTGGCAGGGCGAGGCCCGCCGGTTCGGCGAGGGTGTGGCGGTGCTCGCCGGCGACCTGGCGCTCGTCTACGCCGACCAGCTCACCTTCGACTTCGCGCCACCGGCCCGCCGGCTGTGGAACGAGATGCGGACCGAACTGATCATCGGGCAGCACCTGGACGTCGCGGTCGCCGCCGAGGCCGTCGTCGACGCCCGGTTGTCGCGCTGGATCGCCGTCTGCAAGTCCGGCCGCTACTCGATCCAGCGCCCGCTGGTGCTCGGCGCCACCCTGGCCGGCCGGCTTGACCTGGCGGACGCGTTCGAGGGCTACGGCCTGCCCCTCGGCGAGGCGTTCCAACTGCGCGACGACCTGATGGACGCCTTCGGCACCACCGCGACCGCCGGCAAGCCGGCCGGCCTGGACTTCGCCGAGCGCAAGATGACCCTGTTGCTGGCCCTGGCCGTCGAGCGCGACCCCCGCATCCGCGACCTCCTCGGCGGCGACGATCCGTGGGACGGCGACCTCATCCGTTCGGTGCTGGAGGAGACCGGGGTCCGCGCCACTGTCGAGCGCACCATCGCCGAACTCGTCGACAGCGCGGTGACCTCCATCGCGGCGGCCGACCTCGACAACGCGTGGAAGGACGAGTTCACCCGACTCGCCACCCTGGTCGCCTACCGCGACCGCTGA
- a CDS encoding AMP-binding protein, with amino-acid sequence MRTGSGDPRPTSAGTDPQPASAGTDPLARLLATVRPPVEPARTFRERGWWQTRSVVHDLYRASAAHPNRTAILAHRVRDHAGTPTVRVSYAQLTGYVERFAHALVALGVGPGDPVAFSLPNRWEGSALFFACLRIGAVAVPVLPSYGARDLAAVLEAAQPRVCVVPDNWAGVPQAEVLADLAASLPWLRRRVVVGDAAATGALDFADYFMRTPHERHDRGAWLRVPTDLADRVCLIVTTVGLDNAHRMFLHTPNSLRAGVRSPDVPHRDVTYSAVPIATLPSLLHAVVGPALRGGTSVLQDVWDPEVALDLWAQGAVGQVYALAVQWSELVSAQLERPRELGALRRALAADPSGTSTRLTRQVAEVLRVPLRAEWSSPQVGAATTGSGLETVLTAVDGPEGLFRVRVRGPSTCLAVWQRDAGSVRLVRQQQDGWSDTGDLVRVDDTGQIEVVRRAAGEVGGLFLVPVAEIEDHLLVHPRVAEAAVVPTPDVEYGELSCAVVVPAGDPPDLVELRTYLRGRGVPPEHLPARLELLGALPRDELGEIRRAELRDQLARRRARKP; translated from the coding sequence ATGAGGACAGGGTCCGGCGACCCGCGGCCCACCTCGGCCGGCACCGACCCGCAGCCCGCCTCCGCCGGCACTGACCCGCTCGCACGCCTGCTCGCCACGGTGCGGCCTCCCGTCGAGCCTGCCCGGACGTTCCGCGAGCGCGGCTGGTGGCAGACCCGCAGCGTGGTCCACGACCTCTACCGGGCCAGCGCCGCGCACCCGAACCGGACCGCGATACTGGCGCACCGCGTCCGGGACCACGCGGGCACACCGACCGTCCGTGTCTCGTACGCGCAGTTGACCGGGTACGTCGAACGGTTCGCGCACGCTCTCGTCGCGCTCGGCGTCGGCCCCGGCGACCCGGTCGCGTTCTCCCTGCCCAACCGGTGGGAGGGCTCGGCGCTGTTCTTCGCGTGCCTGCGCATCGGCGCGGTCGCCGTGCCGGTCCTGCCCAGCTACGGCGCGCGGGACCTGGCAGCGGTGCTGGAGGCGGCCCAACCACGGGTGTGTGTGGTGCCGGACAATTGGGCGGGTGTGCCGCAGGCCGAGGTCCTGGCGGACCTGGCGGCATCGCTGCCGTGGCTGCGCCGCCGGGTGGTCGTCGGTGACGCCGCCGCCACCGGAGCGCTCGACTTCGCCGACTACTTCATGCGTACGCCGCACGAGCGCCACGACCGCGGCGCGTGGCTGCGGGTGCCGACGGACCTGGCGGACCGGGTCTGCCTGATCGTGACCACCGTCGGCCTCGACAACGCCCACCGCATGTTCCTGCACACCCCCAACTCGCTGCGGGCGGGAGTCCGGTCGCCCGACGTCCCGCACCGCGACGTGACCTACTCGGCGGTGCCGATCGCCACGCTGCCGTCGCTGCTGCACGCCGTGGTCGGTCCCGCGCTGCGCGGCGGCACGTCGGTGTTGCAGGACGTGTGGGACCCGGAGGTCGCGCTGGACCTGTGGGCGCAGGGCGCTGTCGGTCAGGTCTACGCCCTCGCGGTGCAGTGGTCCGAGCTGGTCTCCGCGCAGCTCGAGCGCCCCCGTGAGCTGGGTGCGCTGCGGCGGGCGCTGGCGGCCGACCCGTCCGGCACGTCGACCCGGCTGACCCGGCAGGTGGCTGAGGTTCTGCGCGTTCCGCTGCGTGCCGAGTGGAGTTCGCCGCAGGTGGGCGCCGCCACGACCGGGTCCGGTCTGGAGACGGTGCTGACCGCCGTGGACGGTCCCGAGGGGCTGTTCCGGGTCCGTGTCCGGGGACCGTCGACGTGCCTCGCGGTGTGGCAGCGGGACGCCGGGTCGGTGCGGCTGGTCCGGCAGCAGCAGGACGGCTGGTCCGACACCGGTGACCTGGTCCGCGTGGACGACACCGGCCAGATCGAGGTGGTGCGGCGGGCGGCCGGGGAGGTCGGGGGCCTGTTCCTGGTCCCGGTCGCCGAGATCGAGGACCACCTGCTCGTGCACCCTCGGGTCGCCGAGGCGGCGGTGGTGCCCACCCCGGATGTCGAGTACGGCGAGCTGAGCTGTGCGGTGGTGGTGCCGGCGGGCGATCCTCCCGATCTCGTCGAGCTGCGGACGTACCTCCGGGGTCGGGGTGTGCCCCCCGAACACCTGCCGGCCCGCCTCGAACTGCTGGGTGCGCTACCCCGCGACGAGCTGGGGGAGATCCGCCGGGCCGAGCTGCGCGACCAGTTGGCACGGCGGCGGGCCCGCAAGCCCTGA
- a CDS encoding LuxR C-terminal-related transcriptional regulator, whose protein sequence is MRAGEHEQMMFPELDDVSVRVYREAVRRGKFIPATIAERLGLDPPAIARAERVLSALRLIRPMPGCPEVLVPVGPDAAASGLVAPAENQIRDLQSAVTEVRTQIMALAPAYFEDRRDRNHSEAFDVITDAAMVQPVLNEHARRCESEIMTIQPGGARPAHLLSATRGPLVEALERGVDNRTIYQHPARTDLVTRAYVSDVTKRGACVRTTQEVIDRMVIFDHEVAFVPERGVASRAAGAVVIREPALVGYLCDVFEHLWNTAVPFQPDADRAAPVDEDVKRSVIRLLAKGYKDETIARRLGMSVRTCRRHISELMDRLGTTSRFQAGVEATRMGLIDDVVADDPPAAKTDDGRHGHGALDMSA, encoded by the coding sequence ATGCGAGCAGGCGAGCACGAACAGATGATGTTTCCGGAGCTGGATGACGTGAGTGTGCGCGTCTACCGGGAGGCGGTCCGGCGCGGCAAGTTCATCCCGGCCACGATCGCGGAACGCCTGGGCCTCGACCCGCCGGCCATCGCCCGCGCGGAACGGGTCCTCAGTGCCCTGCGGCTCATCCGCCCCATGCCCGGCTGCCCGGAGGTGCTGGTTCCGGTCGGCCCCGACGCTGCCGCCTCGGGCCTCGTCGCGCCGGCGGAGAATCAGATTCGCGATCTTCAGTCTGCCGTGACCGAAGTCCGCACACAGATCATGGCACTGGCGCCCGCCTATTTCGAGGACCGCCGGGACCGCAATCACAGCGAGGCTTTCGACGTCATTACCGACGCCGCCATGGTGCAGCCGGTGCTCAATGAGCACGCCCGCCGGTGCGAGTCGGAAATCATGACGATCCAACCCGGTGGGGCCCGACCCGCGCACCTGCTGTCCGCTACCCGGGGGCCACTGGTGGAGGCGTTGGAGCGCGGCGTCGACAACCGCACCATTTACCAACATCCGGCACGCACCGACCTGGTTACCCGGGCCTACGTATCGGACGTGACGAAGCGGGGCGCCTGCGTCCGCACAACCCAGGAAGTCATCGATCGCATGGTCATTTTCGACCATGAGGTAGCGTTCGTGCCCGAACGAGGGGTCGCTTCCCGGGCCGCCGGGGCGGTCGTCATCCGGGAACCGGCGCTCGTCGGCTACCTGTGCGACGTCTTCGAGCACCTGTGGAACACCGCGGTCCCCTTCCAGCCCGACGCCGATCGGGCCGCGCCGGTGGACGAGGACGTGAAACGATCCGTCATCCGCCTCCTGGCGAAGGGATACAAGGACGAGACGATCGCCCGCCGCCTGGGCATGTCGGTGCGCACGTGCCGCCGGCACATCTCCGAACTCATGGACCGGCTCGGCACCACGAGCCGTTTCCAGGCCGGCGTGGAGGCCACCCGAATGGGTCTGATCGACGACGTGGTCGCTGACGACCCGCCCGCCGCGAAGACCGACGACGGGCGACACGGCCATGGCGCGCTGGACATGTCGGCGTGA
- the ispG gene encoding flavodoxin-dependent (E)-4-hydroxy-3-methylbut-2-enyl-diphosphate synthase, which yields MPVPLTAPAMPPRPVATRRTTRKIMVGNVPVGGDAPISVQSMTTTLTSDVDATLQQIAQLTAAGCDIVRVAVPSQDDADALAEIARKSSIPVIADIHFQPKYVFAAIDAGCAAVRVNPGNIRQFDDKVKEIAAAASAAGVPIRIGVNAGSLDKRLLAKYGKATPEALVESALWECSLFEEHGFRDIKISVKHNDPVVMIAAYRLLSQRCDYPLHLGVTEAGPAFQGTIKSAVAFGALLAEGIGDTIRVSLSAPPVEEVKVGQQILESLNLKKRGLEIVSCPGCGRAQVDVWKLADEVTAGLDGLDAPLRVAVMGCVVNGPGEAREADLGVASGNGKGQIFIKGVPIKTVPESQIVETLIEEALKLVEQMPDEEREVSGAPTVVVR from the coding sequence ATGCCCGTACCGTTGACCGCACCCGCGATGCCCCCCAGGCCCGTCGCCACCCGCCGCACCACCCGGAAGATCATGGTGGGCAACGTGCCGGTGGGCGGGGACGCCCCGATCTCGGTCCAGTCGATGACGACGACGCTCACCTCCGACGTCGACGCCACCCTCCAACAGATCGCGCAGTTGACCGCCGCCGGCTGTGACATCGTCCGCGTCGCCGTGCCCTCGCAGGACGACGCCGACGCGCTGGCCGAGATCGCCCGCAAGTCGAGCATCCCGGTCATCGCGGACATCCACTTCCAACCGAAGTACGTCTTCGCCGCCATCGACGCGGGCTGCGCCGCCGTCCGGGTGAACCCGGGCAACATCCGCCAGTTCGACGACAAGGTCAAGGAGATCGCCGCCGCCGCCTCGGCGGCCGGCGTTCCGATCCGGATCGGGGTGAACGCCGGGTCGCTGGACAAGCGGCTGCTGGCGAAGTACGGCAAGGCCACTCCGGAGGCGCTCGTCGAGTCCGCGCTGTGGGAGTGCTCGCTGTTCGAGGAGCACGGCTTCCGGGACATCAAGATCTCGGTCAAGCACAACGACCCGGTGGTCATGATCGCGGCGTACCGGCTGCTGTCCCAGCGCTGCGACTATCCGCTGCACCTCGGCGTCACCGAGGCCGGACCGGCGTTCCAGGGCACCATCAAGTCGGCCGTCGCCTTCGGCGCCCTGCTGGCCGAGGGGATCGGCGACACCATCCGGGTCTCGCTGTCCGCCCCTCCGGTGGAGGAGGTCAAGGTGGGGCAGCAGATCCTGGAGTCGCTGAACCTCAAGAAGCGCGGCCTGGAGATCGTCTCCTGTCCGGGCTGCGGTCGGGCCCAGGTGGACGTCTGGAAGCTGGCCGACGAGGTGACCGCCGGGCTCGACGGCCTCGACGCGCCCCTACGGGTCGCCGTGATGGGGTGCGTGGTCAACGGCCCGGGTGAGGCCCGCGAGGCCGACCTCGGCGTCGCCTCCGGCAACGGCAAGGGCCAGATCTTCATCAAGGGCGTCCCGATCAAGACGGTGCCGGAGTCGCAGATCGTGGAGACCCTGATCGAGGAGGCGCTGAAGCTGGTCGAGCAGATGCCGGACGAGGAACGCGAGGTCTCCGGGGCGCCGACCGTCGTCGTACGGTGA
- the dxs gene encoding 1-deoxy-D-xylulose-5-phosphate synthase, translating to MAAPENDDVPGRHLLESVRQPGDLRALTPEQLPTLAEELRSTLVEKVSRTGGHLGPNLGVVELTIALHRVFESPRDRILWDTGHQSYVHKMLTGRVDEFDRLRKAGGISGYPSRAESVHDLVENSHASTALSYADGLAKAAQLTGETDRAVVAVVGDGALTGGMCWEALNNIAAAKDRPVIIVMNDNGRSYAPTVGGLADQLTRLRTSRRYQRVLEWGKGQVRPVVGEPLYTALHAAKHGLKDMLVPQNMFDDLGLKYIGPVDGHDIAAMEYAFDRARHYGGPVLVHCITTKGAGYVPAESHELDRFHVVGVMDSQTGRSIGAPVGRSWTSVFSDELVATGERRADLVAITAAMLQPTGLRDFSLRFPERTFDVGIAEQHAVTSAAGLAMGGLHPVVAVYATFLNRAFDQALMDVALHRLPVTFVLDRAGITGDDGASHNGMWDLSLLQLVPGMRIAVPRDGARLAELFREAVAVDDGPTAVRFPKGPAPSDLPAVDSVAGLDILHRGEHEDVLVVAVGAMAHTCLDLASLLAAEGIGSTVVDPRWIKPVNPALVPLAARHRLVVTVEDNGVVGGVGAAIAQALRAARVDTPVRDFGITQEFLDHGKRADILRELGLTSGDIAAHISPDLERSAVQRA from the coding sequence ATGGCCGCACCCGAGAACGACGACGTCCCCGGCCGCCACCTGCTGGAGTCCGTCCGGCAGCCGGGCGACCTCCGGGCCCTCACCCCCGAACAGTTGCCGACACTGGCCGAGGAACTGCGCAGCACACTCGTGGAGAAGGTGTCGCGCACCGGCGGCCACCTCGGGCCCAACCTCGGGGTGGTGGAGCTGACCATCGCCCTGCACCGGGTCTTCGAGTCGCCCCGGGACCGGATCCTCTGGGACACCGGGCACCAGAGCTACGTCCACAAGATGCTCACCGGCCGGGTGGACGAATTCGACAGGCTGCGCAAGGCGGGCGGCATCTCCGGGTATCCGTCCCGCGCCGAGTCGGTCCACGACCTGGTGGAGAACTCGCACGCCTCCACGGCGCTCTCCTACGCCGACGGTCTGGCCAAGGCGGCGCAGCTCACCGGCGAGACCGACCGGGCCGTGGTCGCCGTGGTCGGCGACGGCGCCCTCACCGGCGGGATGTGCTGGGAGGCCCTCAACAACATCGCCGCCGCCAAGGACCGGCCGGTCATCATCGTCATGAACGACAACGGACGCTCCTACGCCCCCACCGTCGGCGGCCTCGCCGACCAGCTCACCAGGCTGCGCACGTCACGTCGTTACCAGCGGGTGCTCGAGTGGGGCAAGGGCCAGGTCCGACCGGTCGTCGGCGAGCCGTTGTACACCGCCCTGCACGCCGCCAAGCACGGCCTCAAGGACATGCTCGTGCCGCAGAACATGTTCGACGATCTGGGGTTGAAGTACATCGGACCGGTGGACGGCCACGACATCGCCGCCATGGAGTACGCGTTCGACCGGGCCCGGCACTACGGCGGACCGGTCCTGGTGCACTGCATCACCACCAAGGGCGCGGGGTACGTCCCGGCGGAGAGCCACGAGCTCGACCGGTTCCACGTGGTCGGGGTGATGGACTCGCAGACGGGCCGGTCCATCGGCGCGCCGGTCGGGCGTTCCTGGACCTCGGTGTTCAGCGACGAGTTGGTGGCGACCGGCGAACGCCGGGCGGACCTGGTGGCGATCACCGCCGCGATGCTGCAACCGACCGGCCTGCGTGACTTCTCCCTCCGGTTCCCCGAGCGGACGTTCGACGTGGGCATCGCCGAGCAGCACGCCGTCACGTCCGCCGCCGGGCTCGCCATGGGTGGCCTGCACCCGGTGGTGGCGGTGTACGCGACCTTCCTCAACCGGGCCTTCGACCAGGCGCTGATGGACGTGGCCCTGCACCGGCTGCCGGTGACGTTCGTGCTGGACCGGGCCGGGATCACCGGTGACGACGGCGCCAGCCACAACGGCATGTGGGACCTGTCGCTGCTGCAACTGGTCCCGGGAATGCGGATCGCCGTGCCGCGCGACGGCGCGCGGCTCGCCGAGTTGTTCCGCGAGGCCGTCGCCGTCGACGACGGGCCGACGGCGGTCCGCTTCCCCAAGGGGCCGGCCCCGAGCGACCTGCCGGCGGTGGACAGCGTCGCCGGTCTCGACATCCTGCACCGCGGCGAGCACGAGGACGTCCTCGTCGTCGCGGTCGGGGCGATGGCCCACACCTGCCTCGACCTCGCGTCGCTGCTGGCGGCGGAGGGCATCGGCAGCACCGTCGTCGACCCCCGCTGGATCAAGCCGGTCAACCCGGCCCTGGTCCCGCTCGCGGCCCGGCACCGGTTGGTCGTCACGGTCGAGGACAACGGGGTCGTCGGCGGGGTGGGGGCGGCGATCGCGCAGGCCCTACGGGCCGCGCGGGTGGACACCCCGGTCCGGGACTTCGGCATCACGCAGGAGTTCCTGGACCACGGCAAGCGCGCCGACATCCTGCGCGAACTCGGCCTCACCTCGGGAGACATCGCCGCGCACATCAGCCCGGACCTCGAACGATCCGCCGTACAGCGCGCCTGA
- a CDS encoding LuxR C-terminal-related transcriptional regulator, which produces MRVELKMPASREASALPTASPWPSRSALVGREWELLAVEGKLLDRSVRLITLVGAGGVGKSRLAVEAGRAVSGEFARGVRVVDVAALGSAEAVRTLVGHATVDPTGDSRALLVLDGVEHHAAELAQPVADRLALDPGLTVLATGQRALRIYGERVVPVVPLTPPGPLVEPDVAEVQDNPAVLLFSQRAHEVNPDFTLTAENVAAVLDICNLLEGVPLALELAAARLRLFPVFELRSWLRRGGDSHLAGPVDVPGRQRSIRAVAEWSCRGISPEQRRLLAWLSIFEGGATVATVEKVSPLAPADTAQAIEALLDRSLLTLVEQPRADSRLTVSRVLRAYGRALLDEQGDARKARDAHARYFGRLLRTIEGRFHGSEQRRWLRVACLEHDNILAALDHLQQVGDIEEQASLLVACQRPWLIRGELRDGLHRCDSAAAALAHDDSERVLRLRARLHTAAGYLASARGDHDGAAHRHRRAVTIYKQLRDAQQGARASARLGRSLVAAGDREAGQPLLTSARSTLEWWGDTAGSAEAAAGLAEALLDAGALTEAGTLLDRALRIHRQNGEIRDLAEVLLVSARLAGRASDGPAAQSALRESLRLLDSIDDRNVLADALEAFAVAVQDGAGHPQQVTRLLAAADAMRRRAGTTAPGSRRDGIDEVVSALRRQLGATVFAGAWAEGARPRPEVLVAEALAVGESRPAGVRTEAGLLTPRQLQVALSVAEGMTNRQIANQLCIAEWTVVNHVRQVMRKLGCTSRVQVAWAVGRRR; this is translated from the coding sequence ATGCGGGTCGAGTTGAAAATGCCGGCGTCGCGCGAGGCCAGCGCGTTGCCCACGGCGTCGCCGTGGCCGTCCCGGTCCGCTCTGGTGGGTCGGGAGTGGGAGCTGCTGGCGGTCGAGGGCAAGCTGCTGGACCGTTCGGTACGGTTGATCACGCTGGTGGGCGCCGGTGGGGTCGGCAAGAGCCGGCTCGCCGTCGAGGCGGGACGCGCGGTGTCCGGCGAGTTCGCCCGGGGCGTACGGGTCGTCGACGTCGCCGCCCTCGGGTCCGCCGAGGCGGTGCGGACGCTCGTGGGCCACGCGACGGTAGACCCCACCGGTGACTCCCGCGCGCTGCTGGTGTTGGACGGTGTCGAGCACCACGCGGCGGAGTTGGCCCAGCCGGTCGCCGATCGGCTGGCCCTCGATCCGGGACTCACCGTCCTGGCGACCGGCCAGCGGGCGCTGCGGATCTACGGTGAGCGGGTCGTCCCGGTGGTGCCGTTGACACCGCCCGGCCCGCTGGTCGAACCGGATGTCGCCGAGGTGCAGGACAACCCGGCGGTGCTGCTGTTCAGCCAGCGGGCGCACGAGGTGAATCCGGACTTCACCCTGACGGCGGAGAACGTGGCTGCCGTCCTCGACATCTGCAACCTCCTCGAAGGCGTACCGCTGGCGCTGGAGCTGGCGGCGGCGCGGCTCCGGCTGTTCCCGGTGTTCGAACTGCGCTCCTGGCTGCGTCGCGGCGGCGACAGCCATCTCGCCGGCCCGGTCGACGTGCCGGGCCGGCAACGCTCGATCCGCGCGGTGGCCGAGTGGAGTTGCCGCGGGATCAGCCCCGAGCAGCGCCGCCTGCTGGCGTGGCTGTCGATCTTCGAGGGCGGCGCGACGGTGGCGACGGTGGAGAAGGTGTCCCCGCTGGCCCCGGCGGACACCGCCCAGGCGATCGAGGCGCTTCTCGACCGGAGTCTGCTCACCCTCGTCGAGCAGCCGCGCGCGGACAGCCGCCTCACGGTGTCGCGCGTGCTGCGCGCCTACGGCCGCGCGCTCCTCGACGAGCAGGGTGACGCGCGGAAGGCGCGCGACGCCCACGCCCGGTACTTCGGCAGGTTGCTGCGGACGATCGAGGGCCGTTTCCACGGTTCGGAGCAGCGGCGGTGGCTCCGGGTCGCCTGCCTGGAGCACGACAACATCCTGGCCGCGCTCGACCACCTCCAGCAGGTCGGCGACATCGAGGAGCAGGCGTCGTTGCTGGTGGCCTGCCAGCGGCCGTGGCTGATCCGGGGCGAGTTGCGGGACGGGCTGCACCGGTGCGACAGCGCGGCGGCGGCGCTCGCGCACGACGACAGCGAACGGGTGCTGCGCCTGCGCGCCCGGCTCCACACGGCCGCCGGCTACCTGGCGTCCGCGCGGGGCGACCACGACGGCGCCGCGCACCGACACCGGCGGGCGGTGACGATCTACAAGCAGCTTCGCGACGCCCAGCAGGGTGCCCGCGCCTCGGCGCGGTTGGGGCGGTCCCTGGTCGCGGCCGGCGACCGCGAGGCCGGCCAACCGTTGCTCACCTCCGCCCGGTCCACCCTCGAGTGGTGGGGCGACACCGCCGGGTCGGCGGAGGCGGCGGCCGGGCTCGCCGAGGCACTGCTCGACGCCGGCGCGCTGACCGAGGCCGGCACGCTTCTCGACCGGGCGTTGCGGATACACCGACAGAACGGCGAGATTCGGGATCTGGCCGAGGTGTTGCTGGTCAGCGCCCGGCTCGCGGGACGCGCGTCGGACGGGCCGGCGGCACAGTCGGCGCTGCGCGAGAGCCTGCGCCTACTGGACTCGATCGACGACCGCAACGTGCTGGCCGACGCGTTGGAGGCGTTCGCGGTGGCGGTGCAGGACGGCGCCGGCCATCCGCAACAGGTGACGCGGCTGCTGGCCGCCGCCGACGCGATGCGCCGGCGGGCCGGCACCACGGCGCCCGGGTCGCGCCGTGACGGGATCGACGAGGTCGTCTCGGCGCTGCGCCGCCAGCTCGGTGCGACGGTCTTCGCCGGGGCCTGGGCGGAGGGCGCGCGGCCACGACCGGAGGTGCTGGTCGCCGAGGCGCTCGCGGTCGGGGAGTCCCGCCCGGCGGGCGTACGAACCGAGGCCGGGCTGCTGACGCCGCGCCAGTTGCAGGTGGCGTTGAGCGTCGCCGAGGGCATGACGAACCGCCAGATCGCGAACCAGTTGTGTATCGCCGAGTGGACGGTCGTGAACCATGTGCGACAGGTGATGCGCAAGCTCGGCTGCACCTCCCGGGTGCAGGTGGCCTGGGCGGTCGGCAGGCGCCGATGA
- a CDS encoding AfsA-related hotdog domain-containing protein, which produces MARHLTVAERVRPAATRHLIHRPRSAVQAAPEYGVSREERFALAGDMPYDHPLFNDGLGHVHDVQLFVETVRQVGTFVGGRYFRVPLDRRCRFESVEFALTTPAAWRVRENPSHMAVDLHASALSVTSGIPGGLRLRGTMEIDGTAGCTGHADLRFLAPSGPRRPAPTRWSSPTTGRHGPPPVDPHTVGRCDPRNVVVSAPARTDDTLRTELLVDPGHPVFFAESGEFVPGTLLIEAIRQTALLAATRIRGYDASRTHVVRASVRFPRDAALGLPLTCAARVDPGDDAPSTSIRSSVTQLGSVVAEAELTVAHSTSSGGS; this is translated from the coding sequence ATGGCACGACACCTGACGGTGGCCGAGCGGGTCCGTCCCGCCGCCACCCGGCACCTGATCCACCGGCCACGATCGGCGGTCCAGGCCGCGCCGGAGTACGGCGTCAGCCGGGAGGAACGGTTCGCGCTGGCCGGCGACATGCCGTACGACCATCCGCTGTTCAACGACGGCCTCGGGCACGTCCACGACGTCCAACTCTTCGTCGAGACCGTACGACAGGTGGGCACCTTCGTCGGTGGCCGGTACTTCCGGGTGCCGCTGGACCGCCGCTGCCGGTTCGAGAGCGTCGAGTTCGCGCTGACCACCCCGGCGGCCTGGCGGGTGCGGGAGAATCCGTCGCACATGGCGGTCGACCTGCACGCCTCGGCATTGTCGGTGACCAGCGGGATACCCGGTGGGTTACGGCTGCGCGGCACGATGGAGATCGACGGGACCGCCGGCTGCACGGGCCACGCCGACCTGCGTTTCCTGGCGCCGAGCGGGCCCCGGCGACCGGCGCCGACCCGGTGGTCGTCGCCGACCACGGGCCGGCACGGCCCGCCCCCGGTCGATCCGCACACCGTCGGTCGGTGCGATCCGCGCAACGTGGTCGTCTCCGCACCGGCGCGCACCGACGACACGCTCCGCACCGAACTGCTGGTGGACCCGGGCCACCCGGTCTTCTTCGCCGAGAGCGGCGAGTTCGTCCCCGGCACCCTGCTGATCGAGGCCATCCGCCAGACGGCGCTGCTCGCCGCGACGAGGATCCGCGGGTACGACGCGTCGCGTACCCACGTCGTCCGCGCGTCGGTGCGTTTCCCGCGCGACGCGGCACTCGGCCTCCCGCTGACCTGCGCCGCCCGGGTCGACCCCGGCGACGACGCGCCCAGCACGAGCATCCGCTCGTCGGTCACCCAGCTCGGAAGCGTCGTCGCCGAGGCCGAGCTGACCGTGGCACACAGCACGTCCTCGGGGGGATCGTGA